The following are encoded in a window of Oreochromis aureus strain Israel breed Guangdong linkage group 10, ZZ_aureus, whole genome shotgun sequence genomic DNA:
- the LOC120442287 gene encoding uncharacterized protein LOC120442287 has protein sequence MIAERVSNSYVEACSRHMTSIMSKMCISEINHAVGGAVSNILGRADTQSFFNNQEYKYNMKKVIQCPRESLSESDKKDLECYIEDISDVNRPATALDIHVLTQSDALEGKGIKLVMVDKDGKKLSEDYFPGKEDSAGDIVLQLKKEPENPTETRGFFSKRTKWIRGEQSPCSGHFEILRPDGTAMPVNSEDQNCLFHAVAQATCKNQGDVGKEARMLREQVRNNLQQNLPKYVGALKLQKGYEETCNSPGRYYICGGDQKARRKAVDDFNAILGDTSKKGLIPEELRDIQERRLGLVGTHADVYKIRVETSNQRECGENRPAVEADHVPPKCVFQNALKTLQDPENIKLRENLKNKSPHLHALLDKN, from the exons ATGATTGCAGAAAGGGTTTCAAACTCTTATGTTGAGGCCTGTTCCAGGCATATGACCTCCATCATGAGCAAAATGTGCATAAGTGAAATAAACCATGCTGTTGGTGGTGCTGTTAGCAACATACTTGGCAGGGCTGACACCCAAAGTTTCTTTAACAACCAGGAGTATAAGTACAACATGAAAAAGGTCATCCAGTGTCCACGTGAGTCCCTGTCAGAGTCTGACAAGAAAGACTTGGAGTGCTACATAGAGGACATTTCTGATGTTAACCGCCCTGCTACAGCTTTGGACATCCATGTCCTCACTCAGAGTGATGCTCTGGAAGGCAAAGGAATCAAACTGGTTATGGTGGacaaagatggaaagaagctTTCAGAAGACTATTTTCCTGGGAAGGAGGACTCCGCAGGCGATATAGTCCTCCAACTGAAGAAGGAGCCAGAAAATCCAACAGA GACGAGGGGGTTCTTCTCAAAGAGAACTAAATGGATTCGTGGTGAACAGAGCCCGTGCAGTGGTCATTTTGAAATCCTGAGACCAGATGGAACCGCGATGCCAGTAAATTCAGAAGATCAGAACTGCCTCTTCCACGCTGTTGCCCAGGCCACCTGTAAAAATCAAGGTGATGTAGGAAAAGAGGCACGGATGCTTCGGGAGCAGGTCAGAAACAAT CTTCAGCAAAACCTACCCAAATACGTAGGAGCTCTGAAGCTGCAGAAAGGATATGAAGAAACCTGTAACTCTCCTGGAAGATATTACATATGTGGAGGAGATCAAAAGGCACGAAGAAAAGCTGTAGACGATTTCAACGCCATCTTGGGCGACACGAGCAAGAAAGGTTTGATTCCAGAGGAATTACGAGATATCCAAGAACGACGTCTGGGTTTGGTTGGAACGCACGCTGA TGTGTACAAAATCCGTGTGGAAACCTCAAACCAAAGAGAATGTGGTGAAAACAGGCCAGCGGTGGAAGCAGACCATGTGCCACCTAAATGTGTCTTTCAGAATGCCCTTAAAACATTGCAGGATCCTGAGAACATAAAGTTAAGAGAgaacctgaaaaacaaaagtcccCACCTTCATGCACTGTTGGATAAAAACTGA
- the LOC120442286 gene encoding uncharacterized protein LOC120442286 isoform X1, which yields MWNFYTIHNETPYTFHYCSKGREGVHTVRGNSTGEYLHALPPFWGLSFRYGDHSESDLTGAGGGASYTIRESKDHKEFELVHNMLGSVVDRCPNFGRIDEEKQEREKRQQEERCRKQEEEKRRQAELERQRKIQEQMEKENETLRKKLNEAHNRLQEEENLKTWEHRQQHSQVLHQLLEDKAHHIERDEVTDVNEKFEKLLSKYDIREDEHLHIQLEDRMKTLQNKLTLQYFHEHPHFVPTSLLWALDQTTGYVLLSLTERFNILEAVLKVTLEGDPDFEDLLQNGQDKKTEFLLSLQEQLHAENPTLAQQVLANVLDLSSKLPRSGKDIVSQIVFNNIWAPKDIKLFLGKTLSMDQKTVTKILHKACTYGLSCDDALSALNEDDPAEYIQHCVDKAERDKDAYTLLAEMENKNFPKCVPSLLREVLTYIEEELPKYGSVPINREMIEDCKKIITALDFDDPKIDALKKVLIIVSRAVKECTAFTTQSGEHVQGYFPRPSQLASLLLLLLPQSKDKKGCLLEISTGEGKTCILAMFATIQATRGIKVDIVTSSPLLASRDQDKWRKLYDVFGITSSAVPPPHIDSCSFKDHDKLLEDAYSQQVVYGTVGTFAADTLRQEFEKKTTRGPRRFECVVADEVDYMTLDSGVQVTFLSHQAGSLRHMEQVLASIWAMMSSCKPIEMFETGEIRWGTRIQHFHKAVMQAVVGSESDVSAADILVLGAQLGFYSQEDVDEVYKADGQTQTETDSFKDARWKATEKIMANIGPEEQCELLRQVQTKIENGVSVNCYSLMNNKAKLYRKDSSHGDPDVSLLLLENGCACEIMSEESIIQGAVDKLKSTIKYSDECSVKSLDECKGFIVIPSFLKTYIENQLPVFAENALKAIRMTQGREYMIEKAPEADAGGFSDADSHQYDAIIPVDFEASGVLEKNKRWGDGLQQFLEMKHQLAISQLSNVTNYMSNVHFFKRYLNGKGIFGVSGTLGGQAEKVFLERHYKTASYVIPAHRHKKLVELPAVQVSGGNTQWIQVICETTQRAADRGQVVLIICEDVKTADELKTNMHVPERQANQREAQHRETEL from the exons ATGTGGAACTTCTATACGATACATAATGAGACCCCCTACACATTTCACTACTGTAGTAAGGGGAGAGAG GGTGTGCATACAGTGCGTGGCAACAGCACAGGAGAGTACCTGCATGCATTACCACCATTTTGGGGGCTCTCCTTTAGATATGGAGATCACTCAGAAAGTGACCTCACTGGTGCAGGTGGTGGCGCTTCGTACACCATAAGAGAGAGTAAAGACCACAAGGAATTTGAACTGGTCCACAACATGTTAGGTAGTGTTGTTGACCGTTGTCCTAACTTTG GCAGAATTGATGAAGAGAAACAAGAACGTGAGAAACGCCAACAAGAGGAGCGATGCAGGaaacaagaagaagagaaaaggcGTCAGGCAGAGCTTGAGCGACAGAGGAAGATCCAAGAACAGATGGAAAAGGAGAACGAAACATTAAGAAAAAAGCTCAATGAAGCACACAACAGGCTTCAGGAGGAGGAAAACCTCAAAACCTGGGAGCACCGTCAGCAGCACTCTCAAGTTCTACACCAGCTCTTGGAAGATAAAGCACATCACATAGAGAGAGATGAG GTCACTGATGTTAATGAGAAGTTTGAAAAACTTCTATCAAAGTATGACATCAGAGAGGATGAACATTTACACATCCAGCTGGAAGACAGGATGAAGACTCTCCAAAATAAGCTGACATTACAATATTTTCATGAGCACCCCCACTTCGTCCCCACTTCATTACTGTGGGCTTTGGATCAGACTACTGGATATGTGCTGCTGTCTCTGACTGAGAGGTTCAACATCCTGGAGGCAGTGCTGAAGGTGACCTTAGAGGGTGACCCTGATTTTGAAGATCTCCTCCAAAATGGACAAGACAAGAAGACAGAGTTCCTCCTCAGTTTGCAGGAACAGCTACATGCTGAAAATCCAACACTGGCCCAACAGGTGTTAGCAAATGTTCTGGATCTGTCCTCAAAGCTACCCCGATCAGGTAAGGACATTGTCAGTCAAATAGTCTTCAACAACATCTGGGCACCAAAAGACATCAAGCTTTTCCTTGGAAAGACCTTAAGCATGGATCAGAAAACAGTCACAAAAATCCTCCACAAAGCGTGCACGTACGGGCTGAGCTGTGACGACGCTCTCTCTGCCCTGAATGAAGACGATCCTGCAGAGTACATCCAACATTGTGTGGACAAAGCTGAGCGAGACAAAGATGCTTACACACTTTTGGctgaaatggaaaacaaaaactttcCAAAGTGTGTCCCGTCACTCCTGCGAGAAGTCCTGACATATATTGAAGAAGAGCTACCCAAATATGGAAGTGTGCCCATTAACAGGGAGATGATTGAAGACTGTAAAAAGATAATAACTGCTCTTGATTTTGACGATCCTAAGATTGATGCTCTGAAGAAAGTCCTGATCATCGTATCCAGAGCTGTAAAGGAATGCACCGCCTTTACCACTCAAAGCGGTGAACATGTTCAGGGCTACTTCCCAAGACCCAGTCAGCTGGCCTCACTGCTGCTACTCCTGCTGCCACAGTCTAAGGATAAGAAAGGTTGTCTGCTGGAAATCAGCACTGGAGAGGGCAAAACTTGTATTTTAGCCATGTTTGCTACAATACAGGCCACCCGAGGCATAAAGGTGGACATTGTGACAAGCTCTCCTTTGTTAGCAAGTCGTGATCAGGATAAGTGGAGAAAATTATATGATGTGTTTGGTATTACATCCTCCGCGGTGCCTCCACCACACATCGATAGCTGCTCTTTTAAAGATCATGACAAGCTGCTTGAGGATGCATACAGCCAGCAGGTCGTTTATGGTACAGTTGGTACGTTTGCAGCAGATACACTGAGGCAAGAGTTTGAGAAGAAGACTACCCGAGGTCCGAGGAGGTTTGAGTGTGTGGTAGCAGATGAGGTGGACTACATGACGTTGGACAGTGGTGTCCAGGTCACGTTCCTGTCACACCAAGCCGGCAGCCTAAGGCACATGGAACAAGTCCTGGCAAGCATCTGGGCCATGATGTCGTCCTGCAAGCCAATAGAAATGTTTGAAACGGGGGAGATCAGGTGGGGAACCAGGATCCAGCACTTCCACAAGGCTGTAATGCAAGCAGTGGTTGGCTCAGAATCAGATGTTTCAGCTGCTGACATACTTGTTCTTGGTGCCCAGCTGGGGTTTTATTCACAGGAGGATGTGGATGAAGTATATAAAGCAGATGGTCAGACACAAACAGAGACTGACAGCTTTAAGGATGCCAGGTGGAAAGCTACTGAGAAAATCATGGCCAACATTGGACCAGAAGAACAGTGTGAGCTGCTGAGACAAGTTCAGACAAAAATAGAAAACGGTGTATCTGTAAATTGTTACTCACTAATGAACAACAAAGCCAAACTTTACAGGAAGGACAGCTCTCATGGAGACCCTGATGTCAGCCTGCTTCTCCTGGAGAATGGCTGTGCCTGTGAAATCATGTCCGAGGAATCCATCATCCAAGGAGCTGTGGACAAATTAAAATCAACAATTAAATATTCTGATGAGTGTTCAGTGAAGTCATTGGATGAGTGTAAGGGATTTATTGTGATCCCCTCTTTTTTGAAAACATACATTGAGAATCAGTTACCAGTTTTTGCCGAGAACGCCTTAAAAGCCATCAGAATGACTCAGGGAAGAGAGTACATGATTGAGAAAGCACCTGAAGCTGACGCAGGTGGTTTCAGTGATGCTGACAGTCATCAGTATGATGCCATAATTCCTGTGGACTTTGAGGCCAGTGGGGTGTTGGAGAAAAACAAGCGATGGGGTGACGGCCTACAACAGTTTCTGGAGATGAAGCACCAGCTGGCCATTTCACAGCTGTCCAATGTAACAAATTACATGTCAAATGTCCATTTCTTTAAAAGGTACCTCAATGGAAAAGGCATTTTTGGTGTTTCTGGGACATTAGGGGGGCAAGCTGAGAAAGTATTTCTAGAACGGCATTACAAAACAGCAAGCTATGTCATTCCAGCTCACCGCCATAAAAAGCTTGTTGAGTTGCCAGCAGTTCAGGTGAGTGGAGGCAACACTCAGTGGATCCAGGTGATCTGTGAAACTACACAGAGAGCTGCAGACAGAGGCCAAGTTGTTCTTATCATTTGTGAAGATGTTaaaactgcagatgagctgAAGACAAACATGCATGTTCCAGAAAGGCAAGCCAATCAGCGAGAAGCACAACATCGAGAAACAGAACTTTAG
- the LOC120442286 gene encoding uncharacterized protein LOC120442286 isoform X2: protein MEKENETLRKKLNEAHNRLQEEENLKTWEHRQQHSQVLHQLLEDKAHHIERDEVTDVNEKFEKLLSKYDIREDEHLHIQLEDRMKTLQNKLTLQYFHEHPHFVPTSLLWALDQTTGYVLLSLTERFNILEAVLKVTLEGDPDFEDLLQNGQDKKTEFLLSLQEQLHAENPTLAQQVLANVLDLSSKLPRSGKDIVSQIVFNNIWAPKDIKLFLGKTLSMDQKTVTKILHKACTYGLSCDDALSALNEDDPAEYIQHCVDKAERDKDAYTLLAEMENKNFPKCVPSLLREVLTYIEEELPKYGSVPINREMIEDCKKIITALDFDDPKIDALKKVLIIVSRAVKECTAFTTQSGEHVQGYFPRPSQLASLLLLLLPQSKDKKGCLLEISTGEGKTCILAMFATIQATRGIKVDIVTSSPLLASRDQDKWRKLYDVFGITSSAVPPPHIDSCSFKDHDKLLEDAYSQQVVYGTVGTFAADTLRQEFEKKTTRGPRRFECVVADEVDYMTLDSGVQVTFLSHQAGSLRHMEQVLASIWAMMSSCKPIEMFETGEIRWGTRIQHFHKAVMQAVVGSESDVSAADILVLGAQLGFYSQEDVDEVYKADGQTQTETDSFKDARWKATEKIMANIGPEEQCELLRQVQTKIENGVSVNCYSLMNNKAKLYRKDSSHGDPDVSLLLLENGCACEIMSEESIIQGAVDKLKSTIKYSDECSVKSLDECKGFIVIPSFLKTYIENQLPVFAENALKAIRMTQGREYMIEKAPEADAGGFSDADSHQYDAIIPVDFEASGVLEKNKRWGDGLQQFLEMKHQLAISQLSNVTNYMSNVHFFKRYLNGKGIFGVSGTLGGQAEKVFLERHYKTASYVIPAHRHKKLVELPAVQVSGGNTQWIQVICETTQRAADRGQVVLIICEDVKTADELKTNMHVPERQANQREAQHRETEL from the exons ATGGAAAAGGAGAACGAAACATTAAGAAAAAAGCTCAATGAAGCACACAACAGGCTTCAGGAGGAGGAAAACCTCAAAACCTGGGAGCACCGTCAGCAGCACTCTCAAGTTCTACACCAGCTCTTGGAAGATAAAGCACATCACATAGAGAGAGATGAG GTCACTGATGTTAATGAGAAGTTTGAAAAACTTCTATCAAAGTATGACATCAGAGAGGATGAACATTTACACATCCAGCTGGAAGACAGGATGAAGACTCTCCAAAATAAGCTGACATTACAATATTTTCATGAGCACCCCCACTTCGTCCCCACTTCATTACTGTGGGCTTTGGATCAGACTACTGGATATGTGCTGCTGTCTCTGACTGAGAGGTTCAACATCCTGGAGGCAGTGCTGAAGGTGACCTTAGAGGGTGACCCTGATTTTGAAGATCTCCTCCAAAATGGACAAGACAAGAAGACAGAGTTCCTCCTCAGTTTGCAGGAACAGCTACATGCTGAAAATCCAACACTGGCCCAACAGGTGTTAGCAAATGTTCTGGATCTGTCCTCAAAGCTACCCCGATCAGGTAAGGACATTGTCAGTCAAATAGTCTTCAACAACATCTGGGCACCAAAAGACATCAAGCTTTTCCTTGGAAAGACCTTAAGCATGGATCAGAAAACAGTCACAAAAATCCTCCACAAAGCGTGCACGTACGGGCTGAGCTGTGACGACGCTCTCTCTGCCCTGAATGAAGACGATCCTGCAGAGTACATCCAACATTGTGTGGACAAAGCTGAGCGAGACAAAGATGCTTACACACTTTTGGctgaaatggaaaacaaaaactttcCAAAGTGTGTCCCGTCACTCCTGCGAGAAGTCCTGACATATATTGAAGAAGAGCTACCCAAATATGGAAGTGTGCCCATTAACAGGGAGATGATTGAAGACTGTAAAAAGATAATAACTGCTCTTGATTTTGACGATCCTAAGATTGATGCTCTGAAGAAAGTCCTGATCATCGTATCCAGAGCTGTAAAGGAATGCACCGCCTTTACCACTCAAAGCGGTGAACATGTTCAGGGCTACTTCCCAAGACCCAGTCAGCTGGCCTCACTGCTGCTACTCCTGCTGCCACAGTCTAAGGATAAGAAAGGTTGTCTGCTGGAAATCAGCACTGGAGAGGGCAAAACTTGTATTTTAGCCATGTTTGCTACAATACAGGCCACCCGAGGCATAAAGGTGGACATTGTGACAAGCTCTCCTTTGTTAGCAAGTCGTGATCAGGATAAGTGGAGAAAATTATATGATGTGTTTGGTATTACATCCTCCGCGGTGCCTCCACCACACATCGATAGCTGCTCTTTTAAAGATCATGACAAGCTGCTTGAGGATGCATACAGCCAGCAGGTCGTTTATGGTACAGTTGGTACGTTTGCAGCAGATACACTGAGGCAAGAGTTTGAGAAGAAGACTACCCGAGGTCCGAGGAGGTTTGAGTGTGTGGTAGCAGATGAGGTGGACTACATGACGTTGGACAGTGGTGTCCAGGTCACGTTCCTGTCACACCAAGCCGGCAGCCTAAGGCACATGGAACAAGTCCTGGCAAGCATCTGGGCCATGATGTCGTCCTGCAAGCCAATAGAAATGTTTGAAACGGGGGAGATCAGGTGGGGAACCAGGATCCAGCACTTCCACAAGGCTGTAATGCAAGCAGTGGTTGGCTCAGAATCAGATGTTTCAGCTGCTGACATACTTGTTCTTGGTGCCCAGCTGGGGTTTTATTCACAGGAGGATGTGGATGAAGTATATAAAGCAGATGGTCAGACACAAACAGAGACTGACAGCTTTAAGGATGCCAGGTGGAAAGCTACTGAGAAAATCATGGCCAACATTGGACCAGAAGAACAGTGTGAGCTGCTGAGACAAGTTCAGACAAAAATAGAAAACGGTGTATCTGTAAATTGTTACTCACTAATGAACAACAAAGCCAAACTTTACAGGAAGGACAGCTCTCATGGAGACCCTGATGTCAGCCTGCTTCTCCTGGAGAATGGCTGTGCCTGTGAAATCATGTCCGAGGAATCCATCATCCAAGGAGCTGTGGACAAATTAAAATCAACAATTAAATATTCTGATGAGTGTTCAGTGAAGTCATTGGATGAGTGTAAGGGATTTATTGTGATCCCCTCTTTTTTGAAAACATACATTGAGAATCAGTTACCAGTTTTTGCCGAGAACGCCTTAAAAGCCATCAGAATGACTCAGGGAAGAGAGTACATGATTGAGAAAGCACCTGAAGCTGACGCAGGTGGTTTCAGTGATGCTGACAGTCATCAGTATGATGCCATAATTCCTGTGGACTTTGAGGCCAGTGGGGTGTTGGAGAAAAACAAGCGATGGGGTGACGGCCTACAACAGTTTCTGGAGATGAAGCACCAGCTGGCCATTTCACAGCTGTCCAATGTAACAAATTACATGTCAAATGTCCATTTCTTTAAAAGGTACCTCAATGGAAAAGGCATTTTTGGTGTTTCTGGGACATTAGGGGGGCAAGCTGAGAAAGTATTTCTAGAACGGCATTACAAAACAGCAAGCTATGTCATTCCAGCTCACCGCCATAAAAAGCTTGTTGAGTTGCCAGCAGTTCAGGTGAGTGGAGGCAACACTCAGTGGATCCAGGTGATCTGTGAAACTACACAGAGAGCTGCAGACAGAGGCCAAGTTGTTCTTATCATTTGTGAAGATGTTaaaactgcagatgagctgAAGACAAACATGCATGTTCCAGAAAGGCAAGCCAATCAGCGAGAAGCACAACATCGAGAAACAGAACTTTAG